In Coleofasciculus sp. FACHB-T130, the genomic window TTTTCTAAAATACTATTGCTCATATTGGCACTATTTAGAATGGCACCAGTTAGGTCAGCACCATTCAGAATGGCAAGACTCAAATTGCTACTACTCAAATTGGCATTTGTGAGGTTGACATTTGTTAGATCAACACAACTCAGGTTAGCACTGCTGAGGTTAGCACCGCTCAAGTCAGCACTACTAAAATTTGCACTACTCACCTCAGGAGCAGCACTGATCGCCTTTACTTCACTCAGGTCTGCCCACATTAAATGCGCTCCCGTTAGTTCTGCATTGGTCAAGTCGGCTTTTCTCAGGTTCGCTCTAGTCATTTGTGCGTTATTTAAGTTTGCTCCTCTTAAAACTGCCCCACTTAGGTTTGCCCAACGAAGCTCTGCATCTTCTAAAGAAGTTTGGCTGAGGTCTGCGTCAGTTAGTTCTGCATAGACAAGTTTTGCAGCATCTAGTCTTGCTAAACTGAGCTTTGATCCTCTTAGGGTGGCTGCATTCAGGTTTACTTTTTCCAGATATGCTCCTGTCAAGTCTGCCTGATCCAAGTTTGCCTTGCTTAGGTTTGCGCCAGTCAGAATAGTTGAGTTCAGCATAGCTCCAGTTAGAATAGCCCCACTCAGATTTTCCTCATTTAAGCTGGCAAAGCTGAGGTTTACTCCTGAAAAATCCCTCTCTCCTGCTGCATATCGCTTCCGAAGCTCATCCTCTTTCATTGGTTCTGAGGAATCAGCTTCTAGGGGAAAAAGTTCGCATAAGTCGCAGCCAAAGTAGTTGCATAAAACTTCAGATGTATTGCAGTCAATTCGATCAAACTCACCTTTGTAAAGCCTGCTGATGGCATTGATACTAAGACCCGTCTCTTTAGCTAGTTTGTACTGGGATAGCCCCCGTTTTTCCATC contains:
- a CDS encoding pentapeptide repeat-containing protein, whose translation is MKKIRCKLKDLMEKRGLSQYKLAKETGLSINAISRLYKGEFDRIDCNTSEVLCNYFGCDLCELFPLEADSSEPMKEDELRKRYAAGERDFSGVNLSFASLNEENLSGAILTGAMLNSTILTGANLSKANLDQADLTGAYLEKVNLNAATLRGSKLSLARLDAAKLVYAELTDADLSQTSLEDAELRWANLSGAVLRGANLNNAQMTRANLRKADLTNAELTGAHLMWADLSEVKAISAAPEVSSANFSSADLSGANLSSANLSCVDLTNVNLTNANLSSSNLSLAILNGADLTGAILNSANMSNSILEKSYRGNNTVVVALSGADLSGADLSGADLSDADLSGADLSGADLTHTNLSGVNLRNANLQNANWDNAKLRGTTMPDGKILSSLEEDFSEF